GTAGATCTGCGTAAGCGTCCCCACTTCCTATTCTACTCGTTCCTTTCTCCACAACCACATGAAAAAGCACCTTCTCTCTGTTGTAGCCCTGATTGCTTTGCTGACGGCCTGCGACAACCTGAAAAACCCCGAAACCAAAGACCAGCCTCAAGAAGCTACCCAAGACACGGCCGTTGTGTACCGCGACGGTCAAACCGCCGGTGATGCCGTAGAAGGTGCTGCCGCCGGCGCTACCGATGCCGTGGGCAGCGGCTGGGATATGGCCAAAGCCAAGCTGGCCGACGTGAAATATCCCGAAGTAAACCTACCCGACGTAACGGTACGCGGCAACGACGAGTACAGCGTTTACGGCGTAGAAGAAACCGTGCTCTTCGATACGGACAAAGCTGAAATCAAGGCTGGGGCCAGCAAGGCTCTGGAGCAAATTTCGGCCTCCATTGGGCAGCGCTACGCCACTGGCCCCGTCTACATCATGGGCTTCGCCGACTCGCGCGGCGACAAAAATTACAACCGGGAGCTGAGCGAGAAGCGCGCCAACGCCGTGAAAACCTGGCTGAACCAGAACGGTAAAATTGACGCTTCCCGCGTGAGCATCGAGCCTATGGGCGAGAGCCAGCCGGTAGCTTCCAACGCCACGGCTGAAGGACGCCAGCAAAATCGCCGCGTCGAAATTGCCGTCCGCACAAAATAACTTTTAATGCGCTGAATGTGGGAAACGTGCTGATGTGCTACTAAGTAAATCAGCTTTCAGCCACGTTTTCAATACGAGCAAACAAATAAAAAGAGGCTGCTTCCTGACGGAAGCAGCCTCTTTTTGCTGGCTGGGGAGTGAAGGCCTAGACGATGATTAGCGCATCAGCACATTTCCCACATTCAGCGCATTAAAAGTTAGTCTTTGATCATGTCGACCTCAGCCTTGATCATGGCGTTGTAGCGCATGCCATTATTGGCCAGGGTAATCAGGCTCCAGCCTTTGCCGATGGAGTAGGTCCAGGTGCGGCTTTCCTTGAATTCGAAGGTAGGACGCATGATCTGGCCGTAAGGCGTGTAGGAGTCCATGAAGTTGGTGGTGTAGAACTTGTCACCGCTCACAATCCACTCCATGGCTACGAAGAAGCCTTCCTCAGGGGCCGGAATGTTGTACGAGTTCAGGTCGATGGTATACCACTCGCCGCCTTTAGGAGCCGAAACCACGACGTTGTCGGTCAGGATGTCGGTGTTGGGCGAGTTGTAGTTGCCGTCGGCCTTGTAAAGGCGCACGCGGAACGGTTCGCGGGGGAAGCCGTTTTCGCCGATGTAAAACGAAACCGAGCGCACGTTGCCGAGCTTTTTACCCTTTTCGTTTTTCACGAAGAAGGCGTACTGCTGGCCGGGCAAGCCCTGAATCATTCCCTCGCCGGGCGTGCTACCCTTCGAGCCCAGAGACAGGTCTTTCACCTTGCCGCCCTTTACGGTAACTCCCTGGATTTCGATTACGCGCTTGGGAACCTCGATGATAAGATCCTGTAGGCTAGCGCCTTTCTTCACCAGGATGGCTTTGCGGAAGTAACCCAGCGCCAGCACGACCAGGGAGTCCTGGGCGTTCTTCTCCGGCATGGCCATCTGGAAGAAGCCATACTCGTTGGTTAAAGCGCCGCTTTGTTCCTCCTTAAGCCCAATAGAGGCAAAAGGAATCGGCTCTTTAGTCTTTTGGTCTACAATGCGCCCCGAGATTTTGTTGTCTTGGGCGAAGCCTAGTGCTGGAAACAGCAGAACGAAGGCGAAAAGAGTAAGTAAGCGTTGGAGCATAGGTAGGCAGATTCTTAATTATATGTCAAAACTACAATGAAAAGGGCGAAGAAACGCAATACCTCCCTGAATATTTATAAATATGCAATTGCATTTCGGAATAATTCTAAATCAGAGACTTAAGGCTTTTATCGGAACTCGACTATACCGATTTCTGAGTTTTGGCTGAAACCTAAATGGGTAGTACCTTTGTTTGAACAGAATCTAAATAACACCCACCGCCCGTGTCCAGCCGTTCCGCCCAAGCCAAGACCCCTACGCCCCGCAGCGTAAAAGACCTGCGTCTGGGCGAAAGCGGCACGATCTGCTGCCTCGAGGACCCCGAAATGGCCCTCAAGCTGCTGGAAATGGGCTGTATTCCCGGCACCCAGGTTCGACTGAACAGCCGGGCTCCGTTGGGCTGCCCCATCACGCTGGTCGTGGGCGACGAGGACTATACGCTCTCGTTGCGGGTCAGTGAGGCGGCCACGATTCTCCTGAAAGACTAGCCGCTGCCGTATGGCCCGCGCCACTCTCATATCCGACCCCACCGGGGCCGCCGCCTCGGCGCTGACGCTGGAAGCCCTGCGCGACGTACCACCGCGCAGTCACCGCGAGCTGACGCGCATTGCCCTGATTGGTAATCCCAACTCGGGCAAGTCGTCGTTATTTAACCAGCTCACGGGCCTCAACCAGAAAGTCGGCAACTTCCCTGGCGTGACGGTAGACCGCAAGACCGGTATCAGTCAGCTCACGCCCCAGCACCGGGCCGAAATCATTGACCTGCCCGGTACCTACTCGCTGTACCCAAAGAGCCTCGATGAAAAGGTAATCACCGACCTGCTCTACGATAAGGGGTCGGACCAGTACCCGGACTTCGTGGTCATTACCGTTGATGCCTCCAATCTGCGGCGCAACCTGCTGCTGTTCACCCAGCTCGCCGACCTGGGCTTGCCCGCGGTGCTGGCTTTGAACATGATGGACGTAGCCGAGCAGCACGGCGTCCAGATTGATATTATGGCCCTGCAGCAGGAGCTGGGCGTGCCCATCATCCCGATGAATGCCCGCAAGGGCGTGGGCATAGCGGCCCTCAAGATTGTGATGTCGCGGCAGTTGGGTGCCCCCACGGTGAGTTTTTTCGAGCCCAGTGAGGATTTGCTGCCCATGATCCGGCAGATTCGCTACTACTTCAACCTGCACAACGATTACCTGGCCCTGCATTATGCCCACCAGTTTCGGCAGATCAGCTTTCTGACGGCCGATGAGAAGGCCTACATTGCCGAGCTGGTCGAGAAATACGATTTCAAGCCCACGCCCCGGCAGGCCCAGGAAACCATTGACCGGTACGCCCGCATCAATGACATTCTGCTGAACACCGTGACGGTGGTGCGGACCGAGAAAAACGAGCCTTACAGCAACAAGCTCGACAAAATCCTGACCCACAAAGTCTGGGGTTACCTGATTTTCTTCGGCATTCTGTTTTTGATGTTCCAGGCCGTCTTTGCCTGGGCCAGCTACCCGATGGAGCTCATCGACGAGGGCGTGACGTGGATAAACCAGCTGGTACAAACCAATTTCGACGGGCCGCTGGTAAACCTGCTCACCGAAGGCGTACTGGCTGGCCTAGGCGGCGTGCTCATCTTCATTCCGCAGATTGCCCTGCTCTTCGCCTTTATTGCGGTGCTGGAGGAAACCGGCTACATGGCCCGAGTAACCTTCATGATGGACCGGATCATGCGCAAGTTTGGTCTGAACGGTAAAAGCATTGTGCCCCTGATTTCGGGAGTGGCCTGCGCCGTACCAGCCATTATGAGTGCCCGTACCATCGAAAACTGGAAGGACCGGATTATTACCATCTTCGTGACGCCGCTGATGAGCTGCTCAGCCCGGATTCCGGTGTATACTGTGCTGATTGCGTTGGTGGTACCTCCCCAGAAAGTGCTGGGCATCTTCAATCTGCAGGGCATTGCCCTGATGGGGTTATACCTGCTGGGCTTCTTCGCGGCTATTTTCTCGGCCTGGCTGTTAAAGCTGATTCTGCGCACCCAGAACAAGAGCTACTTCATTATGGAGTTTCCGGTGTACCGCTGGCCGCGCTGGAAAAACGTGGGTATTACCATCGTGGAGAAGGTCAAGACCTTCGTATTCCAGGCCGGTAAGGTTATCGTGGCCATTTCCGTGATTCTGTGGGTGCTGGCTTCGTATGGGCCGGGCAATGCCCTAGAGCAGGCCGAAACCCGGGTACGGGCCACAGCCGCTCAGCAGCGGCTCTCGGCCGAGGAAACCGATATCCGCATTGCCTCCGAAAAGCTGGAAAATTCTTACGCCGGTTTGTTTGGCCGCACCCTGGAGCCGGCCATCCGCCCCCTGGGCTTCGACTGGAAAATCGGTATTGCCCTGATTACCTCGTTTGCGGCCCGGGAAGTATTCGTGGGCACTATCTCCACTATTTACAGCGTGGGTCAGGACGCCGACATGCGCACGGTGCAGCAAAAGCTGGCCGCCGAGAAAGACGACAACGGTCAGCCCTTCTTTACCCCGGCCCGGGCGTTTTCGTTGCTCGTTTTCTATGTGTTTGCTATGCAGTGCATGAGTACCCTGGCCGTCGTGTACCGCGAAACGAAAGGCTGGAAATGGCCCCTGATGCAACTGCTCTACATGACGGGCCTGGCCTACGTGTCGTCGTTGCTGGTATACCAACTGTTTAAATAACTGTCCTTGCGAGGACGTAGCCGCAGCCATCCGTCGGCTGTTGATGACCAAACTGCTGTTACAGCGAAAAGCCCTAACGCCTGAACTGGCGTTAGGGCTTTTCGCTGTAACAGCAGTTTGCTGAAGTCGTTGCGCTTTTGTCCAAGCGTTGAGTAAGCGCCTACTTCTTCGAATTCGTTTCCAGAAATGCCAGCAGCCCATCCAGGGCGCAGGGGGAAAAATACTTCTTTTTCGTCGCCGGGTCCATGGTGCTATTGGATACAATGCCCACTACCAGGCCTTGCTCATCTACTACCGGCGCGCCACTTAGGCCGCCGAACTGCTCGGGCACGATGAGGTCTTTTAAGAGCAGCCGATGGTCGATGGTCTTGTAGTACTCAAACTCGTAGACCCGTTGGGGTCCGGCCTCCATTTTGCGCGTCCAGCCCACCACGTACAGCTTTTCGCCGGGAGTAAGCGGGGTAGAGCGGGCTTCCAGGGGCTTGACGGCAGTGTGGTTGGCGCTAAGCGAAAACACCAGCCAGTCATCGTCGTAGGTGGCTTTGTCTTCCAGAAGCTCTGCTTTGTTCTCATTTAGTAGAGCCTTCGTCACGACCTTATTGCCCTTATTCGACAAGGAAAAGAGGGACCAAGCCTTGATGCTATTACCAAAGGAAACAGTGTTCATTTCCTTGGTCTTGATGACTTTCAGCAAGTGCTTGGCCGTAACGGCCACCGTATCGTTGTGGTGCTTGAGCAGAAAGCCGCAGCTAAAACGGGCCTGATCAAATTGCGGATCGGTGAAATCAATCTGGTTGGTTAGGGCTATGTCGGGGAAGGTCTTCTGCGAAACCGTCTCCTGACCCGAGCACTCAACCGTCAGTAGTAGGAGGGGGAGCAGCCAGGAAAACTTCATGGTGTCGGCCTTGTAGTGCGCAACATCGTCGTTGGCATAGAGCTAAACTACGCCAATCCTAGCCGCATATCCAATGGTGGCCAATTGTCTGGGTAAGAGGTCGGTCCTGCCCATGAAGGCTACCTTCCAATCAGGAAAACGGCGGGCTGCTTATGAATCTGGGGGAGCTTGCCTTTCCAGTTGGCTACCGTGTCGGTGCGCACCAGTTCGTCGGGGGCGGTGAGGTTGGCAGCAATGCAAAGACGGGTGGAAGGCTGGAGCTGGGTGAGCAGGTCTTCCAGCATTTGCATGTTGCGGTAGGGCGTTTCGATAAAGAGCTGGGTCTGGTGCTGACTCAAGGCCTGCTTTTCCAGAGCTTTGATGGCCGCAATGCGCTGGGCCCGCTCGATGGGCAAATAGCCATGGAAGGCAAAGCTCTGTCCGTTCATTCCAGAGCCCATCAAGGCCAGCAACAACGACGAAGGCCCCACCAATGGCACCACCCGAATACCGAGCTTATGAGCCAGACGGGCCACTTCGGCGCCGGGGTCGGCCACGCCGGGGCAGCCGGCTTCCGAAAGCACGCCGGCATCCTGCCCGGCCACCACGGCCTTCAGCGCCTCCTGAATCTGAGCTTCGGTCGAGTCCTTGTCGATAACCGAAATGCGTAGGCTCTCAATAACCTGGGCCGGAGCCACGCTCTTAATAAAGCGCCGGGCCGTACGGGCATTTTCGACCAGGAAATACGACAGAGCAGCTACCTGCGTCGCCACCTGTGCGGGCAGTACCTGGGCCGCCGTATCGTCGGCCAGCACGGTGGGAATAAGGTAGAGGGTACCTTTCATTCTTAGTTATTGGTTGTTAGTTGTCAGTTGTTAGGAGCAGAGGTCAGCACGAACTAACACCTGACAACTAACAACCAGCAACTAGCTTTTAGCAAAGGCCTCGACCAGGGCGTAGATTTCGTCGGGCTTTTCGGCGTGTAGCCAGTGGCCGGCATCGACGATGGTTTCAACCTGGCTGTTGGGAAACAGGGCCGGAATGGCGTAGAGCTTGTCTTCGGTGCTTACGTAGTCCGACTTGCCGCCGCGCACGAAAAGGGCTGGCTTCAGGAAAGGCGTCGGGCTGCTGATTTCGGCGCCGATGGCCGGCATATGCTCCGTCAGGGCAGCCAGGTTGGGGCGCCAGGCAAAGGAGTTGTCGTCGCGGCGGTACAGGTTTTTGAGCAGAAACTGCCGCACGCCCAGCTGCGGGATGTGCTGAGCTAAGGCCTCATCAGCCTGCTGCCTTGACTCAATCGTCGTCAGATCCACGGCGTGCAGACCAGCCAGGATATCGTCCTGGTGGCGCATGTCCGACAGACGCGGGGCAATGTCAAGCACAATGAGCTTGTCGAGGCGGGTGGGGTGGTCCAGGGCAAAGCGCATGGCCACCTTGCCGCCCATGCTGTGGCCCATCAGGGTCACGTGCTCTAGCTGGAGCTGGTCGAACAATTCCAGCACGTCCTGGCTCATCAGCTCGTAGCTGTGCTCGGCCGTCTGGGGGGAGCGGCCGTGGTTGCGCAGGTCGACGACGATAACGCGGTGGGTTTCGGCCCAGCGCTTGGCCAGGGTCTGCCAGTTGTCGGAAGTGCCGAAGAGGCCGTGCAGGATAACGAGCGGATTGCCCGCGCCCATTTCGCGGAAGTGTAGTTGCATAGTGGGGCAAAGGTCGGAAGAAGCCGGCAAATGAAACGGGCCGGCCACTCGAAAGCAGCCGGCCCGGTCAAATAAGGCAGTACAGGTTAGTGCCGAACTACCTTCAGTACTTGCTGCTGCGAGCCTTGGCGCACGGTGAGCGTGTACACGCCGGCTGGCCACCGGGCCGCCGCTGGCAGGGGCAGAGTCGTTTGCCCGGCCAGTAGGGATACCTGCTCACGCAGCCACTGCCGACCCGTAGCATCGTGGGCTATAATCTCTACCAAACCTGGCTGGGAATCGAGCAGCTGCACCGTGAGCTGGTGAGCAAAAGGGTTGGGGAAGGCCTGGGCCAGGCTCCGGGTTTGGCTCGCCGAACGGCTGCCCGTAATCGTCAGGTTCAGTCGGGCCAGGTATCCTACTGAATGCACGGCCGACGGGCTGGTCAGGGAAAGGGTGCCGAAGGTGGCCTGTTTTGCCCCGTAAATGCCCGCAAACTTGCCACCCAGGTACAGGTTGCCCGCATTATCGAGGGCCAGGCTGTGACCCACAGCTACGCCAGCCACGCCCTGGGCCCATTGCCACTGGCCCGTCGGTGTGAGCTTGGCCACGAAGGTGTCGTAGTAGCTGCGCTTGCTGTAGGGTAAGGTGGTGGAACCAAAAATAGCGCCGGCACTCCGGTAGATTCCGGTTACGTAGGCGCCACCGCTGGCATCGGCGGCAATAGCCCTGCCTTCGTTGGAGCCGCGCAGCCCCCGAGCGTGGCCCACTGCCACTGGCCGGTGGGGTTTACTTTGGCCACGTACACGTCGGCGCTGTCGGTGCTGGAAAGAATGATGTTGTCGAAGGCGGCCCCACCGCTGACGAAGCCCGTCACGTAGGCGTTGCCGCTGGCATCGGTAGCAATGCCGGCGGCCCCGTAATAGCCACTGCCCCGGGCACCCGTTGCCCATTGCCACTGGCCGGCTGCGTTAAGTTTGGCCACGTAGGCCGACGAGTAGCCCGGGCTGTTCAGCGTACTAGGGCCGAAGGTGGCCGCCGTTTGGTAGGAGCCGGCTATGTACACGTTGCCGGATGCATCCAGGGCCAGGCTGCTACCACGGTCATCGGTAGCGCCGCCGCCGCTGCTGGCCCACTGCCACTGCCCGTCGGCGTCGAGCCGGGCCACAAAAACTTCCTGGTTGCGGTTAGCTGAGGAGCTGGTTACCGAGAGGCTGCCAAACTGGGCCGTCGTGCTATAGAAGTGCCCGCTTACATACACCCGGCCACTACCATCCGTTGCCAGGCTACTGCCGGAGTCGTCGTCGGTGCCCCCGCCCCGCACGGCCCACTGCCACTGTCCGCTGGCATCGAGTTTAGCCACAAAGGCGTCGTAGCCATAGTAGCCGCCAGTAAGGCTGCTCAACACCGATGAGCCGAACGTAGCGCTGTTGCCCCGGAAGCTGCCGGTCAGGTACACGTTGCCGCTACCGTCGACGGCCAGGGCATTCCTGTCGAAATAGTCTCCTTTGCCGTAGCGGGCCGAGCCGGTGGTTTGCTTTACCCAGAGCCACTGGCCAGCGGCGCTGCGCTTGGCCACAAACAGGCTGTTGCCTGCCTGACTGCTCAGCGTGGTGGGGCCAAAAAGCAGGGTGCCGGTAAAAATGCCGGTTACGTACACGTTGCCAGCCGCATCGGTGGCCGTGGCGTGCACCGATGATTCGCCGCCGCCGTTGCTTTGCACGGCCCACTGCCACTGCCCGCTACCGTTCAGGCGAGCCACGAACAAGTCGGTGGTTCCGCTGCTGGTCAGGGTAGTGGTGCCAAAGGTGGTGCTGCCATAGATATAATGCCCCGTCACAAACACGTTGCCGGCCGCGTCCAGGGTCAAGCCGTTGCTACTGACGTTTTCCGTGCCGCTGTTTTGGGCGGCCCATTGCCACTGTCCGCTGCTGTTCATCTTGGCCACAAATGTACCCGCCTGCTGGCCGGGCTTGTCGAGCGAAAGGCTACCCAACGTCAGGCGGGGGCTGGTGAAGTTGCCGGTCAGGTAGGTGTTACCCGCGGCATCCACGAGTAGGGCGCTGGGGTGGTCCTGGGCTGTTCCGCCCGCTAGTGTGACCCACTGCCACTGCCCGGTAGGATTGAGCTTGGCCACGAACACCCGGCTCTCATACGGAACATTTACGCTGATGCTGCCGAAGCTAACTAGGCCGTATTCCGTCAGGCCAGCCACGTACACGTTGCCACCCGCATCAAGCCCCAGGCCCACCGTATAGTCACTGTTGTAGCCCCCGGCCTTGGTTACCCACTGCCACTGCCCGGCCGCGCTGAGCTTCGCCACAAACAGGTCGGGCAAGCCACTGCCGGCCACGGCGCTGCTGTTGGTCAAAGAGAAGCTTCCGAACGTGGCCGTGACGCCCCGGAAAGACCCCGTGACGTACACGTTGCCGCTGGCATCAGTTTGCAGGCCGTTGGTGGTGTTTTGCTTTTCGCTGCCTCCTTTCACGGCCCATTGCCACTGGCCGGCCGCACTGATTTTAGCCACGAAAACTTCGTTGCTGGTGGAGGTGAGCGTGGTGCTGCCAAAGGTGGCGCTAGTGCCGAAGTTGCCGGTCAGGTACACGTTGCCGCTGGCGTCGAGGGCAATGCGGCTGGCGTCTTTGCTGCCAGGGCCACTGGCCTGGTAGGCCCACAGCCACTGCCCGCCGCTGCTCAGCTTTGCCACGTACAGGTCGGAGCCGTAGGGGTTAGAGCAGGTGTTGGTGAGCGTGGTAGCGCCCAGCGTGAGGGTGCGCCCGCCAAAGGCGCCGGCTACGTACAGGTCACCGGCGGCATCCACGGCCAGGTCGGCGCCGCCCGGGCCGCTGATAATCCACTGGCAGGTGCCGGTGCCGGCCTGCAGCTTGGCAATAAAGGAGCTGTACTCATCACTGCGCAGAGTGCGGCCCCCAAGCTGATAGCGCCCTGGAAGGAGCCCGTAACGTAGAGGCCACCGGTTCCGTCGGCAATGGTATGGACACCGGTGGCCTGCCCGTTCAGCTCAGACGTGCCAATGGCCTGGGCCATATTCCAGCTCTGGGCCCGGCCGTCATAGCCGGTCAGAAGCAGCAGGAAGGTAAGCCAGGCGCCGAGCAGGTGCGGCCAAGTGCGTAACGGTTGGAGCATATAAACAAAGAATAATGAGAGGCTACTTACTGCAGTAGTCTGGCCGGTAGGAGAAAATGTGAATAAAGGTACGGCCCCGGCTTACCTTTTAAAACCATCCTGGGCGGGGCTGCTAACCCCGGGCCGCTGGCAGCCCGACCAACACGCTGGTTCCGCCGTCGGGTGTGCTACGGATATCGAGCGTACCGCCGTGGCGTTGTACGAAGGCCTTGCACAGCAGCAGTCCCAGCCCCGTGCCCGTGCGGGACCCGAGCAGGGTGGTCGAGGCCTGAATCGGACCGGAACTGAGCAGTTCGGTTACCAAGTTGGCCGGCATGCCGCGGCCCGAGTCTGTCACGGTCAGCAGCACATTGGCTCCGGCCTTGGCTGCTGCAAACTGCACGGTGCCGCCGGGCGGCGTAAACTTCAGCGCGTTGCCCACCAGGTTGCGCAGAATGGTCCGGGTCATGTTGTGGTCGGCCCAGAGCGTGAGGCCGGCCGGATGCACGGCCTCCAGGGAAATCTGCTTGGCCTCGGCCGTGGTTTGGTAGAGCTGCTGATTCTCGGCGAACAACTCGGCCACATCCAGCTGCTCGGGACGGTAGGCCAGCTCTCCGGTCTGGCTCACGGCCCAATTCAGCAGGTTGTCGAGCAGGTTGTTCAGGCTCTGGGCCGACTGCCGCACCAGGGCTGGCAGCCGCTGCAGCCCTTCTTCGTCTTTGCGTTTGAGGTAAAAGCCAATCAGCTCGGTCACGCCCACAAACGACGTGACCGGACCGCGCAGGTCGTGGGCCACAATGGCGTAGAGCCGGTCTTTGGAGGCGGCCATCTGCCGCAGTTCGGCGGTAGTTTCCTGCAGCACCACGTTGTTGGCGGCCAGGGCAGCCCGGCTGCGACGCAACTGCCAGTAGAGCAGGCCCGCACCCAGCAACCCCAGCACCAGAGCGGTAATAACTCCCCACAGTTCCCGGTTGCGCAGCTGCTGGAGCTCGGCCTGCTGGGTTAGCAACTGGATCTGCTTTTCCCGGTCTTCGCTGTCGTAGCGGCTTTGCAGGGCAGTGAGCGTGGCCAGGCGGCGGCCGTTGTTGAGCGAGTCGTTCAGGGCGGCGTAGTGCTGCTGCCACTGGTAGGCCTGTTGGTACTGCCGCTGCCGGGCCGTCACCTCGGCCAGCATATTGTAGGCATCCAGAACCCGTTCTTTGCTTTGCCCCAGGCGGGCCTGCCGGAGCGAGAGCCGGGCCAGGGCCGCCGCTTCCGGCGTGCGTCCGGTTTCGAGCAGCACCATGCTGAGCAAGGCCAAGTCGCCGGCCTCGTAGCGGGGCTGGTGGGCCTGCTGGGTCAGGGCCAGAGACTGGCGGATCAGTTTTTCAGCCAGCGCGTAACGCTGCCCATAGAAGTGGTAAGTGCCCAAGTTAGCCAGGTAGATAGACTCGTTCATCCGGTTGCCGGTGCGCCGGGCCAGTTCCAGGGCCATATCGGTGTAGCGCAAAGCGCGGGCATCCTGGCCCAGATGGAAAAACAGGCTCGACAGGTTACCGTACAGGGTCAGGAGCGTGGCGGGCTGCACGCCCTTGTGGCCGGCCAGGCGCAGGGCGTGGCGGTAGTGCTGCCAGGCACTGGCCGTGTCGCTGCGCTCATGGTGCACGGCGGCCATGGTCGTATGGCTGCGCACCAGGCCGTCAGCATCGCCCAGGTGGCGGGCCAGGGCCTGCGACTCGGCATAGAGCTGCAGGGCGTGGGCTCCGTCGGAGAGCACCGCGTAGCAACTGCCTAGCGTGGCTAAGCTGTGCATCAGGCCGCGCTGGTCCTGCAACTGCTGGGCCAGAGCCACGGCCTGCTCGCCGTAGCGCCGGGCCGTATCGGGCATAATATCGTGAAGGGCGTAGCTAAGCGAATCAAGCTCTCGTACCCGCTGGGGTGAGGCTGGCCGGCTGCGCCAGCGGTTCTTCGGGCTAGCCGTACCGACGGGCGCCTGAGCCCAAAGTAGTTGACCAGCAGCAAACAGGAGCAGCAAGCACAGGAAAAAACGCCGCATTAGGTCAGGCAATAGAAGAAAGTCCGTAAAGATAGGGCTTCTCAGCGTACTGTTGACCTTGCAGATAGTACTTTTTCAGGAAGGTGGCTAGGATGCCTGCTCCCGGCCGCCTGCTTACAAAAAGCAGAACCAGTGTTGCCGGGGCTCCAGGTGGGAGTTGCGCAAAAATTCGGCTACCGGGCCCAAGTTGGTAAGCAGAGACGTAAGCGTAAGCACCTGCCCCGAGGCCAGATGGAGGCGCAGGAAGTTGTAATTGCTCCAGAAAAAGCGCGGTGAGCGGCACGTCACATACTCCACCCGCACCAGGTCGCGCTGGGCGAAGCGGACGAGCTGCCGGTCCTCGTACACCTCCAGCTTGTTCTGCTTCGGGTCGAAAACCAGCGTCGTGTGAAGGTTATGGGCGTAATATTGGGCGTGCAGGATGAGGGCCGGTACGGAAAAGCCGAGAATCACGGCCGCCAGGGCCGTGAGCAGTACCAGCTCGTAGGCACTCAGCGTGCCCAGATATAGAAACGAAATCAGGAAGGGCAGGCCTACGCTCATGCACAGCAGGGGCCAAAACAGCAAGTAGAGCTGCCGCAGAAACGTGGGCCGGTACACCCGGCTGGCCTTGGTAAAAAAGCCGGTGATAAAGCGCAACCCAAACACGATGGCGCACACCGCCACCGTGAATTCGAGCAAGGGCCGCAGAAAAGGAAACAGCTTCACCTTCTACTTGACCTCAATCCAGGGTTCCCCGGCCACGTGGGGGCGCAGGCTGCCGAATGATTCGAGCTGCAAGCCGTACTGCTCGAACACGGCCTGAACC
Above is a genomic segment from Hymenobacter cellulosivorans containing:
- a CDS encoding carboxypeptidase-like regulatory domain-containing protein; this translates as MLQRLLTLFAFVLLFPALGFAQDNKISGRIVDQKTKEPIPFASIGLKEEQSGALTNEYGFFQMAMPEKNAQDSLVVLALGYFRKAILVKKGASLQDLIIEVPKRVIEIQGVTVKGGKVKDLSLGSKGSTPGEGMIQGLPGQQYAFFVKNEKGKKLGNVRSVSFYIGENGFPREPFRVRLYKADGNYNSPNTDILTDNVVVSAPKGGEWYTIDLNSYNIPAPEEGFFVAMEWIVSGDKFYTTNFMDSYTPYGQIMRPTFEFKESRTWTYSIGKGWSLITLANNGMRYNAMIKAEVDMIKD
- a CDS encoding FeoA family protein — protein: MSSRSAQAKTPTPRSVKDLRLGESGTICCLEDPEMALKLLEMGCIPGTQVRLNSRAPLGCPITLVVGDEDYTLSLRVSEAATILLKD
- a CDS encoding OmpA family protein, with product MKKHLLSVVALIALLTACDNLKNPETKDQPQEATQDTAVVYRDGQTAGDAVEGAAAGATDAVGSGWDMAKAKLADVKYPEVNLPDVTVRGNDEYSVYGVEETVLFDTDKAEIKAGASKALEQISASIGQRYATGPVYIMGFADSRGDKNYNRELSEKRANAVKTWLNQNGKIDASRVSIEPMGESQPVASNATAEGRQQNRRVEIAVRTK
- a CDS encoding T9SS type A sorting domain-containing protein gives rise to the protein MGHARGLRGSNEGRAIAADASGGAYVTGIYRSAGAIFGSTTLPYSKRSYYDTFVAKLTPTGQWQWAQGVAGVAVGHSLALDNAGNLYLGGKFAGIYGAKQATFGTLSLTSPSAVHSVGYLARLNLTITGSRSASQTRSLAQAFPNPFAHQLTVQLLDSQPGLVEIIAHDATGRQWLREQVSLLAGQTTLPLPAAARWPAGVYTLTVRQGSQQQVLKVVRH
- the feoB gene encoding ferrous iron transport protein B, whose protein sequence is MARATLISDPTGAAASALTLEALRDVPPRSHRELTRIALIGNPNSGKSSLFNQLTGLNQKVGNFPGVTVDRKTGISQLTPQHRAEIIDLPGTYSLYPKSLDEKVITDLLYDKGSDQYPDFVVITVDASNLRRNLLLFTQLADLGLPAVLALNMMDVAEQHGVQIDIMALQQELGVPIIPMNARKGVGIAALKIVMSRQLGAPTVSFFEPSEDLLPMIRQIRYYFNLHNDYLALHYAHQFRQISFLTADEKAYIAELVEKYDFKPTPRQAQETIDRYARINDILLNTVTVVRTEKNEPYSNKLDKILTHKVWGYLIFFGILFLMFQAVFAWASYPMELIDEGVTWINQLVQTNFDGPLVNLLTEGVLAGLGGVLIFIPQIALLFAFIAVLEETGYMARVTFMMDRIMRKFGLNGKSIVPLISGVACAVPAIMSARTIENWKDRIITIFVTPLMSCSARIPVYTVLIALVVPPQKVLGIFNLQGIALMGLYLLGFFAAIFSAWLLKLILRTQNKSYFIMEFPVYRWPRWKNVGITIVEKVKTFVFQAGKVIVAISVILWVLASYGPGNALEQAETRVRATAAQQRLSAEETDIRIASEKLENSYAGLFGRTLEPAIRPLGFDWKIGIALITSFAAREVFVGTISTIYSVGQDADMRTVQQKLAAEKDDNGQPFFTPARAFSLLVFYVFAMQCMSTLAVVYRETKGWKWPLMQLLYMTGLAYVSSLLVYQLFK
- a CDS encoding SAM-dependent methyltransferase; its protein translation is MKGTLYLIPTVLADDTAAQVLPAQVATQVAALSYFLVENARTARRFIKSVAPAQVIESLRISVIDKDSTEAQIQEALKAVVAGQDAGVLSEAGCPGVADPGAEVARLAHKLGIRVVPLVGPSSLLLALMGSGMNGQSFAFHGYLPIERAQRIAAIKALEKQALSQHQTQLFIETPYRNMQMLEDLLTQLQPSTRLCIAANLTAPDELVRTDTVANWKGKLPQIHKQPAVFLIGR
- a CDS encoding trypsin-like serine protease, translated to MKFSWLLPLLLLTVECSGQETVSQKTFPDIALTNQIDFTDPQFDQARFSCGFLLKHHNDTVAVTAKHLLKVIKTKEMNTVSFGNSIKAWSLFSLSNKGNKVVTKALLNENKAELLEDKATYDDDWLVFSLSANHTAVKPLEARSTPLTPGEKLYVVGWTRKMEAGPQRVYEFEYYKTIDHRLLLKDLIVPEQFGGLSGAPVVDEQGLVVGIVSNSTMDPATKKKYFSPCALDGLLAFLETNSKK
- a CDS encoding alpha/beta fold hydrolase, coding for MQLHFREMGAGNPLVILHGLFGTSDNWQTLAKRWAETHRVIVVDLRNHGRSPQTAEHSYELMSQDVLELFDQLQLEHVTLMGHSMGGKVAMRFALDHPTRLDKLIVLDIAPRLSDMRHQDDILAGLHAVDLTTIESRQQADEALAQHIPQLGVRQFLLKNLYRRDDNSFAWRPNLAALTEHMPAIGAEISSPTPFLKPALFVRGGKSDYVSTEDKLYAIPALFPNSQVETIVDAGHWLHAEKPDEIYALVEAFAKS